A stretch of Anolis sagrei isolate rAnoSag1 chromosome X, rAnoSag1.mat, whole genome shotgun sequence DNA encodes these proteins:
- the TCTN2 gene encoding tectonic-2 translates to MPVRRLLWGLVLLSTARAQDGIPGFRPSFIYMSGTVVTSSLVGVPANVFSIAVTESETGMLPPSDCSGRNKTGDWTLNVTYQENVSRVTVRLTRNLQLCTSNATHCCIEALCVVEALQVSACSDSVVVARLLIQAEIYANTSSQNVSGKVEEKERVIPNQAFQPLGSCPCNLTAGACDVLCCCDQECTAEMKELFNGSCYKGVFGGDVCPTFDQLCSDQAGNNAPDWFPFLCVQSSLKNTPFLGYFYHGSISSSYQVSSFKIPSQTVQGRLSSGYKQGDPILTIANTYFTVPQVSIAGQCAINSPVAFLQNFEVECFAACNQLNSSLTDILINSGTGDIIKLQVTHEKKTTNIDSCIGKECRNVTFAEDYMIIWEGKRIIEMKVNILFGDICPEEAPTQKFTVNFVSVNATSTEEFSGNPGYQVGKPIRAANLNSSDAVATLNLWKPGGQNLCTSSSLTPILFGLNSVSGCVVEVDLGGNCSQLRENVTEQFSSLLQANYIGKRGNSNASVPDDWVEIINLHTLGPSINESIWNLKGICLDIPSHLNIQIITADVGAIEGAAQEEILGVQMSFSMITWQVQCPLVCEVRDTFLPISVAVQFIQIPAQPPVPMTRFQINYTEYDCKRNDVCWPELFYPLTSYYTEEPYSRSLAKGLLLIFFIVIAVVLSALWR, encoded by the exons GCTTTCGGCCTTCTTTTATTTACATGTCTGGAACGGTTGTCACCTCCTCATTGGTCGGTGTTCCTGCAAATGTCTTCTCTATTGCTGTAACAGAGAGCGAAACAG GAATGTTACCCCCTTCAGACTGTAGTGGAAGGAACAAAACTGGTGACTGGACTCTAAATGTCACGTATCAAGAG AATGTTTCCAGAGTGACCGTGCGCTTAACCAGAAACCTACAACTATGCACTTCAAATGCCACTCATTGCTGCATAGAGGCCctttgtgtggtggaggctttgcaGGTTTCAGCTTGTTCGGACTCAGTGGTGGTGGCCCGCCTCTTGATCCAAGCTGAAATATATGCTAATACATCCTCACAAAATGtgtcaggaaaagtggaag agaaagaaagagtgaTCCCCAATCAAGCGTTTCAGCCTCTGGGTTCTTGTCCTTGCAATCTCACTGCAGGAGCCTGTGATGTCCTTTGCTGCTGTGATCAG GAATGCACCGCTGAGATGAAGGAACTGTTCAATGGGTCATGTTATAAAGGAGTGTTTGGTGGGGATGTTTGCCCTACTTTTGATCAGCTGTGCTCTGACCAGGCAGGAAATAATGCTCCCGATTGGTTTCCCTTCTTATGTGTGCAGTCTTCTCTTAAGAATACACCTTTCCTTGGTTATTTCTATCATGGATCTAT TTCTTCTTCATACCAAGTCTCTTCATTTAAGATTCCATCTCAAACGGTCCAAGGAAGGCTTTCTAGTGGTTACAAACAAGGAGATCCAATTCTAACCATAGCAAATACGTATTTTACAGTTCCTCAG GTGTCCATAGCTGGGCAATGTGCAATAAATAGCCCTGTTGCTTTTCTTCAGAATTTTGAAGTCGAATGTTTTGCTGCTTGCAATCAATTGAATAGCTCACTGACTGATATACTGATTAACAGTGGTACTGGAG ACATCATCAAGTTGCAGGTGACCCACGAGAAGAAAACCACTAATATAGATAGCTGTATTGGTAAAG AATGCAGAAATGTGACATTTGCAGAGGATTACATGATCATATGGGAAGGCAAAAGAATAATAGAAATGAAAGTCAACATTCTTTTTGGGGACATATGTCCAGAAG AGGCACCGACTCAGAAATTCACAGTCAACTTTGTGAGTGTAAATGCTACCAGCACAGAAGAATTTTCTGGCAATCCAG GTTATCAAGTTGGGAAACCGATTAGAGCTGCAAATCTGAATTCTTCCGATGCTGTTGCCACGTTAAATCTTTGGAAGCCTG GTGGGCAGAATTTGTGTACATCATCAAGTCTTACACCCATTTTATTTGGATTAAATTCAGTCTCTGGATGCGTTGTAGAGGTTGATCTTGGAGGCAACTGCAGTCAGTTGAG GGAGAATGTTACTGAACAATTTAGTTCTTTGCTGCAAGCTAACTATATTGGAAAGAGAGGCAACTCCAATGCAAGTGTCCCAGATGACTGGGTGGAAATTATCA ATTTACATACTCTTGGCCCCAGTATCAATGAAAGCATTTGGAATCTAAAGGGGATCTGCCTGGATATTCCTTCCCACTTGAATATTCAGATTATTACTGCTGATGTGGGTGCAATAGAAGGAGCTGCACAAGAAGAGATACTTGGTGTACAAATGAG TTTTTCAATGATAACATGGCAGGTCCAGTGTCCTCTTGTCTGTGAAGTAAGAGACACTTTTCTTCCTATCTCTGTGGCTGTCCAGTTCATTCAAATTCCAGCTCAACCTCCTGTTCCAATGACAAG ATTTCAGATTAACTACACAGAATATGACTGCAAGAGAAATGATGTTTGTTGGCCGGAGCTTTTTTATCCCTTGACATCTTACTACACTG aagaACCATACTCCCGCTCTCTTGCCAAAGGACTGTTGCTGATCTTTTTTATTGTGATTGCGGTGGTGCTGAGTGCTCTTTGGAGGTGA